In a genomic window of Gopherus evgoodei ecotype Sinaloan lineage chromosome 14, rGopEvg1_v1.p, whole genome shotgun sequence:
- the LOC115635211 gene encoding adenosine receptor A3-like, with amino-acid sequence MLGNSSSTNCTLSSPPLLGEICKLFLMVLLIIAIILGNVVSLLVFLQARQFRTSQGYLKVSLALADLAVGLIVVPYSIYREASSLVSGMGQGSRSCSIPSLPCFVTGPIFAGCTFVSITTIFLLSVERSVAVLKPLHKRAVITKRRTVWLILLSWSMSFLLAVVPMISSPDITLQYNPCSKMCTFAFPAGRLPGSSWNIMLLFPAFDFSLLGGTFVINFITFSAIRQYCKARGWLGSEAQHNSRLSFSDITAAKTIGVLTFAFSASFSPIAVFVVGSVLGYQWCQFSFYAFWILTSNSCWNVAIYSAWDPKFRQGIRELFSRPVLNSASQRPSRSTEGDSSAPACVAVLKEMFHPENA; translated from the coding sequence ATGTTgggtaacagcagcagcaccaaTTGCACTCTGTCCAGCCCACCTCTTCTGGGGGAGATCTGCAAGCTATTCCTCATGGTCCTGCTGATCATTGCCATCATCCTGGGCAATGTGGTGAGCCTCCTGGTCTTCCTGCAAGCCAGGCAGTTCAGGACCTCTCAGGGCTACCTGAAAGTCTCCTTGGCCCTGGCTGACCTGGCTGTGGGGCTCATTGTGGTGCCCTACTCCATATACAGGGAGGCGAGCAGTCTAGTCTctggcatggggcaggggagcagaagTTGCTCTATCCCATCCTTGCCCTGCTTCGTCACTGGACCCATCTTCGCTGGCTGCACCTTCGTCTCCATCACCACCATCTTCCTGCTATCGGTGGAGAGGAGCGTGGCGGTGCTGAAGCCCCTGCACAAGAGGGCGGTGATCACCAAGCGGCGGACGGTCTGGCTCATCCTGCTCTCGTGGTCCATGAGCTTCTTGCTGGCAGTGGTGCCTATGATCTCTAGCCCAGACATCACCTTGCAGTATAACCCCTGCAGCAAGATGTGCACCTTcgccttcccagcaggcaggctgcccggCTCCTCCTGGAACATCATGCTGCTCTTCCCAGCCTTCGACTTCTCGTTGCTGGGGGGCACCTTTGTCATCAACTTCATCACCTTCTCCGCCATCCGCCAGTATTGCAAGGCCCGCGGGTGGCTGGGCAGTGAGGCACAGCACAACAGCCGCCTCTCCTTCTCCGACATCACTGCGGCAAAGACCATTGGCGTCCTGACCTTTGCCTTCTCGGCCTCCTTCAGCCCTATTGCTGTCTTCGTGGTGGGCTCTGTGCTGGGCTACCAGTGGTGTCAGTTCTCCTTCTACGCCTTCTGGATTCTGACCTCCAACAGCTGCTGGAACGTGGCCATCTACAGCGCTTGGGACCCCAAGTTCCGGCAAGGAATCAGGGAGCTGTTCAGCAGGCCAGTGCTGAACTCTGCCTCCCAGCGCCCCAGTCGCTCCACAGAAGGggacagctctgctccagcctgtgTGGCTGTCCTTAAGGAGATGTTTCACCCAGAGAACGCCTGA